The proteins below are encoded in one region of Sminthopsis crassicaudata isolate SCR6 chromosome 1, ASM4859323v1, whole genome shotgun sequence:
- the LOC141554764 gene encoding olfactory receptor 13C7-like has protein sequence MNEINQTTVKEFILLGLSGHPKLETILFVLILWMYIIILLGNGVLITATIYDSHLHTPMYFFLGNLSFLDICYTTSSVPLILDSFLTPRKSISFSSCAIQMSLSFATGATECILLSMMAFDRYVAICNPLRYPVIMSKTAYVSMAVCSWTAGTSNSILHTSLTVQLPFCGANVIDHFVCEILAVLKLACGDITINVLTMMGSNLIFLVFPLISISISYVFILATILKIPSAEGKRKAFSTCSAHLTVVIFFYGTTFFMYAKPKAKDSVNADKEDITDKLISLFYGVVTPMLNPIIYSLRNKDVKAAVKNMLGQKCFFEKM, from the coding sequence ATGAATGAGATCAATCAAACCACTGTGAAAGAATTCATCCTCCTTGGCCTTTCTGGACACCCAAAGCTGGAGACTATTTTGTTTGTCCTGATCCTGTGGATGTACATAATAATATTGCTTGGAAATGGAGTCCTCATCACAGCAACTATCTATGATTCCCACCTACATACACCTATGTACTTTTTTCTTGGTAATCTCTCTTTCCTGGATATTTGTTACACAACTTCCTCTGTACCTCTAATTCTAGACAGTTTTCTCACTCCaagaaaaagtatttctttttcaaGCTGTGCAATACAGATGTCTCTGTCTTTTGCCACAGGAGCAACTGAGTGTATACTCCTTAGCATGATGGCATTTGACCGCTATGTGGCCATCTGCAATCCCTTGAGGTACCCTGTCATCATGAGTAAGACTGCATATGTGTCAATGGCAGTGTGTTCTTGGACAGCAGGTACTTCTAATTCCATACTACATACATCTCTTACAGTCCAGTTACCATTTTGTGGTGCTAATGTCATTGACCATTTTGTCTGTGAAATTCTGGCTGTTCTGAAATTGGCCTGTGGAGATATTACTATTAATGTGCTTACTATGATGGGATCAAAcctcatttttctagtttttcctctgatatcaatttccatttcttatgTTTTCATCCTTGCCACCATCCTGAAAATCCCTTCAGCAGAGGGGAAACGTAAAGCTTTTTCTACTTGCTCAGCCCACCTGACTGTGGTGATCTTTTTCTATGGGACCACCTTCTTTATGTATGCAAAACCCAAAGCCAAAGATTCAGTTAATGCAGATAAAGAAGATATTACAGACAAACTCATTTCCCTGTTCTATGGAGTTGTAACCCCCATGCTCAATCCCATCATTTATAGCCTGAGGAACAAGGATGTAAAGGCAGCTGTAAAGAATATGTTGGGTCAAAAATGCTTTTTTGAGAAGATGTGA
- the LOC141554769 gene encoding olfactory receptor 13C7-like: protein MNEINQTTVKEFILLGLSGHPKLEIILFVLTLWMYLVILLGNGVLITVTIYDSHLHTPMYFFLGNLSFLDICYTTSAVPLILDSFLTPRKSISFSTCIIQMSLSFAMAGCECILLTMMAFDRYVAICNPLRYPVIMSKTTYVSMAVCSWTAGAANSILHTSLAAQLPFCGANVIDHFVCEILAVLKLACGDITINVLTMTGSNLIFLVFPLISISITYIFIFATILRIPSAEGKRKAFSTCSAHLTVVIIFYGTIFFMYAKPKAKDSVNADKEDITDKLISLFYGVVTPMLNPIIYSLRNKDVKAAVKNMLGQKRLS from the coding sequence atgaatgagATCAATCAAACCACTGTGAAAGAATTCATCCTCCTTGGTCTTTCTGGACACCCAAAGCTGGAGATTATTTTGTTTGTCCTGACCCTGTGGATGTACCTGGTAATATTGCTTGGAAATGGAGTCCTCATCACAGTGACTATCTATGACTCCCACCTACATACACCTATGTACTTTTTCCTTGGTAATCTCTCTTTCCTGGATATTTGTTACACAACTTCCGCTGTACCTCTAATTCTAGACAGTTTTCTCACTCCAAGAAAAAGTATTTCTTTCTCCACATGTATAATACAGATGTCTTTGTCTTTTGCCATGGCAGGATGTGAGTGTATACTCCTGACCATGATGGCATTTGACCGCTATGTGGCCATCTGCAACCCCTTGAGGTACCCTGTCATCATGAGTAAGACTACATATGTGTCAATGGCAGTTTGTTCTTGGACAGCAGGGGCTGCTAATTCCATACTGCATACATCCCTTGCAGCCCAGTTACCATTCTGTGGTGCTAATGTCATTGACCATTTTGTCTGTGAGATTCTGGCTGTTCTAAAATTGGCCTGTGGAGATATAACCATTAATGTGCTTACTATGACGGGATCAAAcctcatttttctagtttttcctctGATATCAATTTCCATCacttatattttcatctttgccaCCATTCTGAGAATCCCTTCAGCAGAGGGGAAACGTAAAGCCTTTTCTACTTGCTCAGCCCACCTGACGGTGGTGATCATCTTCTATGGAACTATCTTCTTTATGTATGCAAAACCCAAAGCCAAAGACTCAGTTAATGCAGATAAAGAAGATATTACAGACAAACTCATTTCCCTGTTCTATGGAGTTGTAACCCCCATGCTCAATCCCATCATTTATAGCCTGAGGAACAAGGATGTAAAGGCAGCTGTAAAGAATATGTTGGGTCAAAAAAGGCTTTCCTGA